The Thalassoroseus pseudoceratinae genome has a segment encoding these proteins:
- a CDS encoding PAS domain S-box protein, whose translation MSKQSEPSDRLSALHTEVEKRFGVLPNFFRLAPDTPEVMENLWGFAKFGYLDNPLPSLFKERLFVYLSQFCKVRYCISRHVGFLIGLGRPSGDKESPQATIEETVRLIQRPVPKGEALVPHIEFCQTRETPLPEMPETGSFAEETIFACAAHVFLQTADASRCLEGLQRVLGSIKLQHLLVFITFVRTAHFWTQLHPELQQESDIDQLLSTQEALAQCVLHSPDEVDSKTTQALLDELVELRQERDQAELLRVTLGSIGDAVIATDSLGQITTLNDAAEKLTGWTSGDAHGKPLDKVFRIVHEETRVPVENPAIRVLQEGVVVGVKNHTILIAKDGTERFIDDNAAPIRNADGHIIGSVLVFRDVSERKRGEEGLRRLAAVVETSNDAIITKSLDGIIQTWNAAAENIFGYSAEEAVGSSITMLIPAERAGEEEHILGQIRAGKRVAHYDTVRQRKDGERVHVSLTISPLYDATGRVIGASKIARNVTDRKLAEAAAAEQARLTNLRADVSMALATGDDVQSVLQRCCEAFVEHLDMAFARIWNVNTDEEVLELQASAGMYTHLDGPHSRIGLGKYKIGRIAQNRQPHLTNDVLNDPQISDSTWAKRERMVGFAGYPLLVDGQSVGVLAMFSHQPISAEVLTDLDPLSHQVAQYIKRKQNEQRLRESEQRYRLIGQAANDAIWDWNLVTNQVVWNEGLQTRFGYLPDQVRDDITWWYEQIHPEDGERIVHDIHEAIDNGEELWQDEYRYRRADGSYASVFDRGRIVHDGNGKPVRMVGSMFDLTERKEAEERVRAQAELLRLTLSSIGDGVIATDVEGRVTFLNGAAQTLTGWTQSEAEGQPLTTVFHIINQTTRERVENPALRALREGHIVGLANHTVLIARDGTERNIDDSAAPIKGEAGAVTGAVLVFRDITEQYRSDEALRYQFRLTKTITDNATTAIFMMDNQSRCTFMNPAAERMTGFSFEEVDGQILHDLIHHTRPDGSHYPMPECPLDRALPEKFVVRAHEDLFFRKNGEAFPVECNARPINEGDEQIGTVIEVRDLTEEKAAAEKLQEVETRFEHLADAIPQLAWMAKPDGHLDWYNSRWYEYTGTTFEEMEGWGWQKVLAPENLPEVLELWQNSLDTGEPFDEVFPIRGSDGQFRPFLTRIVPFRDDNGKIVRWFGTNTDISEQKQIQKELRIIAAKLSEADRRKNEFLATLAHELRNPLAPIRTGLEALKLAEDDPKMRQEVRETMERQAEQMVHLIDDLLDVSRITQGKLKLRLRRVELADVMRSAVEATRPFIDEVGHDLSVNIPEQPVLLQADPTRLAQVLSNLLNNAAKYTIEKGQISLSAEPHEKDVVVAVKDTGLGIPAEMRERIFEMFGQIEHTTEGGYAGLGIGLTLVKTLVELHGGSIEVHSEGANQGSEFTVRLPRLLDTTAPKTDTKETSEKVEGKTCHRILVVDDNTAAATMLKMVVKMLGHDVRMAHDGQEAVEVAGKFLPDVVLMDLGMPKMNGYEAARYIREQPWGKKMMLVALTGWGQEEDKRQTKNAGFDHHLVKPAEPADLQQILSRLRKSSNQ comes from the coding sequence ATGAGCAAACAATCGGAACCATCGGACCGTCTCTCTGCATTACATACAGAGGTCGAAAAACGCTTTGGCGTCTTGCCAAACTTTTTTCGTTTGGCTCCCGATACGCCGGAAGTCATGGAGAATCTTTGGGGATTCGCCAAGTTCGGTTATCTCGATAATCCGCTTCCGTCGCTGTTTAAGGAACGTTTGTTCGTTTATCTCTCCCAATTCTGCAAGGTTCGATACTGCATTTCTCGGCATGTCGGATTCCTGATTGGTCTCGGGCGGCCATCGGGGGACAAAGAATCCCCGCAGGCGACGATTGAAGAGACCGTGCGTCTCATCCAGCGTCCGGTCCCGAAAGGTGAAGCTCTCGTCCCGCACATTGAGTTTTGCCAGACGCGCGAGACCCCACTTCCTGAAATGCCCGAAACGGGATCATTTGCCGAGGAAACGATCTTTGCATGTGCGGCTCATGTGTTCCTTCAAACTGCGGACGCGTCTCGATGCTTGGAAGGCTTGCAGCGTGTCTTAGGAAGCATCAAGCTGCAACACCTCCTGGTGTTCATTACATTTGTCCGTACTGCTCATTTTTGGACACAATTACATCCAGAACTTCAACAAGAGTCTGACATTGACCAGTTGCTGAGCACACAGGAGGCATTGGCTCAATGCGTTCTTCATTCTCCTGACGAGGTCGATAGCAAGACGACTCAGGCACTTCTCGATGAACTGGTCGAACTTCGCCAGGAGCGTGACCAGGCCGAGTTACTGCGAGTCACGCTCGGTAGTATCGGTGATGCGGTAATTGCCACCGATTCCTTAGGGCAGATCACAACCTTAAACGACGCTGCGGAAAAACTCACGGGTTGGACAAGCGGAGACGCTCACGGAAAACCCTTGGACAAGGTTTTTCGAATCGTCCACGAGGAAACTCGTGTGCCGGTCGAAAACCCGGCAATCCGCGTGTTGCAGGAAGGGGTCGTTGTGGGGGTCAAGAACCACACGATCCTGATTGCCAAAGACGGTACGGAAAGATTTATCGACGACAATGCGGCTCCGATCCGGAACGCCGATGGGCACATTATCGGGAGTGTCTTAGTCTTTCGGGACGTTTCGGAACGAAAGCGAGGCGAAGAGGGGTTACGGCGATTGGCCGCCGTCGTTGAGACGTCAAACGATGCGATCATCACGAAGTCATTGGACGGGATCATTCAAACCTGGAATGCCGCGGCCGAGAATATCTTTGGATACTCTGCCGAAGAGGCCGTGGGCTCCTCGATTACAATGTTGATCCCCGCCGAGCGAGCAGGCGAAGAAGAACACATCCTCGGCCAAATTCGGGCTGGCAAGCGGGTGGCACACTACGACACGGTGCGACAGCGGAAGGATGGCGAACGTGTCCACGTTTCGCTAACGATTTCCCCCCTCTATGATGCGACCGGTCGAGTGATTGGTGCGTCCAAGATTGCCAGAAATGTCACCGACCGCAAGTTGGCGGAGGCTGCCGCGGCCGAGCAAGCCCGACTCACCAACTTGCGTGCCGATGTCAGTATGGCTTTGGCGACGGGAGATGATGTTCAAAGCGTCCTTCAAAGGTGTTGCGAGGCTTTCGTCGAACATCTCGACATGGCCTTCGCCCGTATCTGGAACGTGAATACAGATGAAGAGGTCTTGGAGCTCCAAGCCAGTGCCGGGATGTACACTCATCTGGACGGCCCGCATAGCCGAATCGGCCTGGGCAAATACAAGATTGGCCGAATCGCCCAGAATCGGCAACCTCATTTGACGAACGATGTCCTCAATGATCCCCAGATCAGCGACTCAACCTGGGCCAAGCGAGAAAGGATGGTCGGTTTCGCCGGATATCCACTGCTGGTCGATGGCCAATCTGTCGGCGTGCTGGCGATGTTCTCTCATCAACCGATTTCCGCCGAAGTGCTGACGGACCTTGACCCGCTATCCCACCAAGTGGCTCAATACATCAAACGCAAGCAAAACGAACAGCGATTGCGAGAAAGCGAGCAACGTTACCGCTTGATTGGTCAGGCGGCCAATGACGCCATTTGGGATTGGAACTTGGTCACCAATCAAGTTGTCTGGAACGAGGGACTTCAAACCCGATTCGGTTACCTGCCCGATCAAGTTCGAGACGACATCACATGGTGGTATGAGCAGATTCATCCGGAAGACGGCGAGCGAATCGTCCACGACATTCACGAGGCCATCGACAACGGCGAGGAACTGTGGCAAGACGAATACCGCTATCGACGAGCGGACGGATCGTATGCGTCAGTGTTCGATCGGGGCCGGATCGTTCATGATGGAAATGGCAAGCCCGTCCGGATGGTGGGGTCTATGTTCGACCTCACCGAGCGTAAGGAAGCCGAGGAACGAGTCCGGGCACAAGCTGAATTACTACGACTCACGCTCAGCAGTATCGGCGACGGTGTGATCGCGACCGATGTTGAAGGACGGGTGACATTCCTCAACGGAGCTGCCCAAACTTTGACGGGATGGACGCAATCCGAGGCCGAGGGCCAGCCGCTGACGACCGTGTTTCACATCATTAACCAAACCACTCGCGAGCGTGTCGAGAACCCAGCGTTACGGGCTTTACGTGAGGGCCACATCGTCGGCTTGGCGAATCACACGGTGTTGATCGCCCGGGATGGCACGGAACGCAATATCGACGACAGTGCTGCTCCCATCAAGGGTGAAGCGGGAGCAGTAACGGGAGCCGTGCTGGTTTTCCGCGACATCACCGAACAATATCGATCCGACGAGGCGTTGCGATACCAGTTCCGTCTCACCAAAACGATCACCGACAATGCCACCACAGCCATCTTTATGATGGACAACCAGAGTCGCTGCACCTTTATGAATCCGGCAGCGGAAAGGATGACAGGATTCTCTTTCGAAGAGGTTGACGGTCAGATTCTCCATGATCTGATTCATCACACTCGTCCGGATGGCTCGCATTATCCGATGCCGGAATGCCCACTCGACCGGGCACTCCCGGAGAAGTTCGTGGTTCGCGCTCACGAAGATTTATTCTTCCGGAAAAATGGCGAGGCTTTTCCCGTCGAGTGCAACGCCCGTCCCATCAACGAAGGTGATGAGCAAATCGGCACCGTCATTGAAGTTCGCGACTTGACCGAAGAAAAAGCGGCAGCGGAAAAATTACAAGAGGTCGAAACTCGCTTCGAGCACCTGGCAGATGCGATTCCGCAGTTGGCATGGATGGCGAAACCCGATGGGCATCTCGACTGGTATAATAGTCGCTGGTATGAATACACCGGCACCACGTTCGAAGAAATGGAAGGCTGGGGATGGCAGAAGGTGCTTGCCCCCGAAAACCTACCCGAAGTCCTTGAACTCTGGCAAAACTCTCTCGATACCGGTGAACCATTCGACGAGGTGTTCCCGATTCGAGGGAGCGATGGACAGTTTCGCCCGTTCCTCACACGAATTGTTCCCTTCCGTGATGACAATGGGAAGATCGTTCGTTGGTTTGGAACGAACACAGACATCAGCGAGCAAAAGCAAATCCAGAAGGAACTTCGCATCATCGCTGCGAAACTCTCAGAGGCCGACCGTCGCAAGAACGAGTTCCTAGCGACATTGGCTCACGAACTGAGAAACCCCCTCGCTCCCATTCGCACAGGGTTAGAAGCTCTGAAGTTGGCGGAAGACGACCCGAAAATGCGACAGGAAGTTCGCGAAACGATGGAACGTCAGGCCGAACAAATGGTTCACCTCATTGACGATCTACTCGACGTGTCCCGCATCACTCAAGGGAAGTTGAAACTGCGTTTACGCCGAGTTGAACTGGCTGATGTCATGCGAAGTGCAGTCGAGGCGACTCGACCATTTATCGACGAAGTGGGTCACGATTTGTCTGTGAACATTCCCGAACAACCGGTACTTCTGCAAGCCGATCCAACCCGGTTGGCTCAGGTTTTATCTAATCTGCTGAACAATGCAGCCAAGTACACGATCGAGAAGGGGCAAATTAGCCTTTCAGCTGAGCCTCATGAAAAAGATGTGGTTGTAGCTGTGAAGGACACCGGCCTTGGCATTCCAGCCGAAATGCGGGAACGCATCTTCGAGATGTTCGGACAGATCGAGCATACGACCGAAGGCGGATACGCAGGGCTGGGAATCGGATTGACGTTGGTCAAGACCCTTGTGGAATTACACGGTGGGTCCATTGAGGTTCATAGTGAAGGAGCCAATCAAGGAAGCGAGTTCACAGTCCGACTTCCAAGATTGCTTGACACGACGGCCCCGAAAACGGATACGAAAGAGACTTCCGAAAAAGTCGAGGGAAAGACCTGCCACCGCATCCTGGTGGTGGATGACAATACGGCCGCGGCGACGATGCTCAAAATGGTCGTCAAGATGTTAGGACATGACGTCCGTATGGCCCACGATGGTCAAGAAGCCGTCGAAGTTGCCGGAAAGTTCTTACCCGATGTGGTGCTCATGGATCTTGGTATGCCGAAAATGAACGGCTACGAAGCGGCTCGGTACATCCGCGAGCAACCTTGGGGCAAGAAAATGATGCTGGTCGCTCTGACCGGCTGGGGTCAGGAGGAAGACAAACGGCAGACCAAAAACGCAGGGTTCGATCACCACTTGGTCAAACCCGCGGAGCCGGCAGATTTGCAACAAATCCTTTCCCGGCTTAGAAAATCATCCAATCAATAG
- a CDS encoding HEAT repeat domain-containing protein, giving the protein MIETFKYRIQPAILELHETLVAQMSDCPLADALGEDLDQLRGDGTGRSIVLLAVMNDVLRMNQIALESHPEIPSRTLDAILPFCQSVAKTFATKGLDHYQPYTDLQRESIESFFDFYRTSRLPFTAESPITHWSGLQICRNVALQTRDGSVVDAYEQLVSTVIEFLDEIGLTRRHSPAIGSLEEFLLDSCEDIRDDLSDHSADRNRMSSSASRELDNDRQRLLSWQKNLNHQQNELTTLRSDLQRRLADLHNRETRLGQLQDELAREREKLSELQRQVQADRERLTIDQSAFEMRRQQIEEKPQPKSETVQSPNTSLDEERAALWKDREELALERDRLSLERANLERERRAWELEREQADQAEPSASGRSVSSDDATPPATAMPDGEEPDGHDLLSVLMPASQVGDLPTVRAVLDQIRGTSDENLVWGNRESNNAVLAATVGHDDEKYDMIVELMSETCPNCVRSAFPTLLQILRDSSSPPSARRRSAQAIGSLREDASQAIPILLGVLESEDRSVSYAASEAIAKIDSEAVVKEAIPYLNSILEQTQSSQQSRSWTANLLAARADLYRLSDQPQRALADYEESIRHRTKPNRTDEELCSQIREQLKNSPNVTKRATRT; this is encoded by the coding sequence ATGATTGAGACATTCAAGTATCGGATTCAGCCCGCCATCCTCGAATTGCACGAGACATTGGTGGCACAGATGTCGGATTGCCCGCTTGCAGACGCACTTGGCGAAGACCTGGACCAACTCCGAGGAGACGGGACCGGGCGATCCATCGTGTTGTTGGCGGTGATGAATGACGTTCTCCGGATGAACCAAATCGCCTTGGAGTCTCATCCAGAGATTCCTTCCCGCACGCTCGATGCGATTCTTCCGTTCTGTCAGTCGGTCGCAAAAACGTTCGCGACCAAAGGGCTCGATCATTATCAGCCGTATACGGATCTCCAACGCGAATCTATCGAGTCGTTTTTCGATTTCTATCGAACCTCGCGTTTGCCATTCACGGCGGAGTCACCGATTACGCATTGGAGCGGACTGCAAATCTGTCGCAACGTGGCTCTGCAAACCCGTGATGGCAGTGTTGTGGATGCGTACGAGCAGCTCGTGAGTACCGTCATCGAATTTTTGGACGAAATCGGTCTGACGAGACGCCATTCACCGGCCATTGGCTCGTTGGAGGAATTCTTGCTCGACAGCTGTGAGGATATTCGGGACGATCTCAGCGATCATTCCGCCGATCGGAATCGGATGTCGTCGAGTGCGTCCCGCGAATTGGACAACGATCGCCAACGCTTGCTGAGTTGGCAAAAGAATCTCAATCATCAACAAAACGAATTAACCACCCTTCGGTCGGATTTGCAACGTCGTCTCGCCGATCTCCACAATCGTGAAACGCGACTCGGACAACTCCAAGATGAACTCGCACGAGAACGCGAGAAACTTTCCGAACTGCAACGACAAGTCCAAGCTGACCGGGAACGCTTGACGATTGATCAGTCGGCATTCGAGATGCGTCGGCAACAGATCGAGGAAAAACCTCAGCCGAAATCGGAAACCGTCCAATCGCCGAATACGTCACTCGACGAGGAGCGAGCGGCTCTTTGGAAAGATCGGGAGGAACTGGCCCTCGAACGGGATCGACTGTCGCTGGAGCGAGCTAACCTGGAGCGTGAGAGAAGAGCCTGGGAACTTGAACGCGAACAGGCCGATCAAGCCGAACCGTCCGCTTCCGGCCGCTCGGTCTCATCAGACGATGCGACCCCGCCAGCGACCGCAATGCCCGATGGCGAGGAACCGGATGGCCACGATTTGCTGTCCGTATTGATGCCCGCCTCGCAAGTCGGCGACCTTCCGACAGTTCGGGCCGTGCTGGACCAGATCCGTGGGACCAGCGACGAGAATCTAGTGTGGGGAAATCGTGAGTCCAACAATGCGGTCCTCGCTGCGACCGTCGGCCACGACGACGAAAAGTACGATATGATCGTCGAGCTAATGTCGGAAACCTGTCCGAACTGTGTCCGGTCTGCGTTTCCAACGCTCTTGCAAATCCTCCGGGATTCGAGTTCACCGCCGTCGGCCCGACGGAGAAGTGCTCAGGCGATTGGTAGCCTCCGAGAAGATGCCAGCCAAGCCATTCCCATTCTCCTAGGAGTTTTGGAAAGCGAAGATCGGTCCGTCTCGTATGCCGCGAGCGAAGCCATCGCGAAGATCGATTCCGAGGCTGTAGTGAAGGAAGCCATTCCCTATCTCAATTCGATTCTCGAGCAAACCCAGTCGTCGCAACAGAGTCGCTCCTGGACCGCAAATCTTCTGGCCGCACGTGCGGATTTGTATCGCCTCAGCGACCAACCGCAGCGAGCACTGGCCGACTACGAGGAAAGCATTCGTCACCGCACGAAACCAAATCGCACCGACGAGGAACTCTGTTCACAAATCCGGGAACAGCTAAAAAATTCGCCGAACGTGACGAAACGAGCCACTCGAACTTGA
- a CDS encoding bestrophin family protein produces MIIRPKTSWIRLLFSLQGSILVKTWKRILFVIIVSSLVTYWYWSTPETEPSLTPLPFQLIAVALGIFLGFRNNEAYDRFWEGRQLWGRMVNVSRTFARQVTMLVDPLREHDETDVETFRQDVILRTIAYVHAFRHRLRDTDPYPELEAYLEPAEISELRRHTNVPIGILQNIGGRLREAYRQRWVSEYHLPVLEASLTEMTSVQGGCERIKATPIPFAYTVLIHRLVAAYCVALPFGIYDNVQLMTPVVTLLISYSFFGLDAIGEEIEEPFGMDANDLSLNAISRTIEIDLRQILAEEEVPPPWTAEDSVLT; encoded by the coding sequence CCGACCCAAGACAAGCTGGATTCGCCTGCTGTTTTCTCTGCAAGGAAGCATTCTGGTCAAAACTTGGAAGCGAATCCTCTTCGTAATAATTGTTTCGAGCTTAGTCACCTACTGGTATTGGAGCACACCGGAGACCGAACCCAGCCTGACGCCACTGCCCTTTCAATTGATTGCGGTGGCGTTGGGGATTTTCCTGGGTTTCCGCAATAACGAAGCTTATGACCGGTTTTGGGAAGGTCGACAGTTATGGGGACGCATGGTGAATGTCTCGCGGACATTCGCTCGCCAAGTCACGATGTTGGTCGATCCGCTCCGAGAGCATGACGAAACAGATGTGGAGACATTCCGCCAAGATGTGATTCTCCGAACAATCGCCTATGTCCATGCGTTTCGTCATCGACTTCGCGATACCGATCCCTACCCAGAGTTGGAAGCATATCTGGAACCGGCGGAAATCTCCGAGTTGCGTCGACATACCAACGTCCCCATCGGGATCTTGCAGAACATTGGTGGACGGCTGAGAGAGGCTTACCGTCAGCGTTGGGTCAGCGAGTACCATTTGCCGGTGCTTGAGGCGAGTCTGACCGAAATGACATCGGTCCAGGGCGGGTGCGAACGGATCAAAGCCACGCCGATCCCGTTTGCCTATACCGTACTGATCCACAGACTTGTGGCTGCCTATTGCGTGGCACTGCCGTTCGGCATTTACGACAATGTCCAATTGATGACGCCGGTGGTGACGCTGCTGATCAGTTACTCGTTCTTTGGGCTCGATGCAATTGGCGAGGAAATCGAAGAACCATTCGGTATGGATGCGAATGATCTTTCGCTGAATGCCATTTCTCGAACCATTGAAATTGATCTCAGACAAATCCTGGCAGAGGAGGAAGTTCCTCCGCCATGGACCGCTGAAGATTCCGTTTTGACCTAA